A window of Cryptomeria japonica chromosome 3, Sugi_1.0, whole genome shotgun sequence contains these coding sequences:
- the LOC131874648 gene encoding uncharacterized protein LOC131874648 has protein sequence MPPFRPSASASASTSISTPSHTFGPRVRKSKIDNFFVPRTTPGTQPSLESMSWNKEVHDAGRKAICKFWYFCNIPFIAARSPYWQGMIDAVTVCGPGFKAPSDTELSGPLLLEMVEDMKVDLEDHRQSWSQKGCTIMTDGWTDRRNRTLLNFLVSSRGD, from the exons ATGCCTCCCTTTCGTCCTAGTGCTTCTGCTAGTGCCAGTACTTCTATTTCTACTCCTAGTCACACTTTTGGTCCTAGAGTGcgaaaatccaagatagacaatttttttgtaccacgcactACTCCTGGCACACAACCCTCGCTTGAGAGCATgtcttggaacaaggaggtccatgatgcaggaagaaaagcaatttgcaagttttggtacttctgcaacattccatttattgcagccag gtctccttattggcaaggcatgaTTGATGCAGTAACCGTTTGTGGGCCGGGGTTTAAAGCCCCTAGTGATACTGAGTTGAGTGGCCCTCTCTTgttggaaatggtggaagatatgaaaGTTGACCTAGAGGACCACCGCCAATCTTGGAGccagaagggttgcaccatcatgacagatggttggactgataggaggaatagaacactcctaaattttcttgtttccagcagaggtgattga